Part of the Methylomonas sp. AM2-LC genome, CTGCTGAATAAAACATGAGCCCAACTGTTGGCACCAGCTCCCTCCCCGTATAATGCAAATCCCGTGATTATCATAAACAGTAATCCCCATACAAATACGAAATGCATGGATAGTATCGCTAATGGATTATGGCCAATGTAACGGCGTGGCTCTTTTACCAAAAAGGTATACCAGAGAATTTCGTGCCAGACACCCTGCCAGAAATGCGCATTCAACAACGGCGGCAAAAAAATTTGCCGTGCATGTTCGTTGCCGGCATAAGCCCAATAGGCACGAAACACCAAAGCAATGGCGATCAAATAGCCCGCGGCAAAATGACCGAAACGGATATAGCCCATTAAAAAGTGTTCGGAGGCTTCGCCAGTCACAGAGGCTAATGGTTCGGCGATCAAATAACCAGTCGTAATCAGGGCAACGATCAACAAAGCATTCAGGCTGTGCCAAACCCGGACAGGGATTTCGTAAACATAGACTGGCGACGGTGTGGACTCGCTCATAACACTCTCCGTTTTGATGTTCCTGAACGGCGATTCCACCTGTAGTACAAGACTATCGTAAGTGCCAATACCGCATTAGAACCCAGAAGATAGGGTAACCAGGCATGATAAGTGATTATCAAATGTTCCAGACTATGAGTCAGGCTATCCACTGTGGGATGTGAGTGAGCATCCGCCTTAGCAGATATTGCCAATAAACTGGCTAGTGTAAAATATTTGTTCATCTGTTTCTCCTTTGGGAGTTTTTCAACGCTAAATACCGATAAGGGTGAAAATTCGACAAGCTCAGGATTCAGCACAAACGGAATCAGTTATTTACTGTCGTCCTGAGCCTGTCGCAGCACGACTCCTTAACGGACTTTAACTTGGGTTAATTCCTTGCCGTCTATACTCATCACATGGGTCGAGCAGGCCAAACAAGGGTCAAAACTGTGCAGAGTACGCAGGATTTCCACCGGTTCTTCGGGGCGTTCAACCTTGGTGTTCATTAAGGCTGCTTCGAAGGCACCAATGTTGCCTTGCTCGTCGCGCGGCGAGCCGTTCCAGGTTGTTGGCACTACACATTGGTAATTGGCGATCTTGGTATTTTCGATTTTCAACCAGTGACCTAAGGCTCCTCGAGGTGCTTCGGTAAAACCAACGCCTTTGACGCTGCTAGGCCAGGTTTCTGGGTCCCAACGCTCGACGTTGGCTGTGGATAAATCGCCAGCTTTAACATTGGTAATCAACTTGTCCATGAAGTAGCGCATCTTGCCTGCTGCCCATTGCGCTTCCAGACCTCGAGCGGCGGTTCTGCCCAAGGTCGAGAACAAAGCAGTCACCGGTACATCCAATGTTTTTAGTACAAAGTTGATTTGCTCGGTGATTTCTTTGTTGCCTTGCGCATAACCGATAACATAACGCGCCAATGGCCCGACTTCCATCGCATGACCTTTCCAGCGTGGTGCTTTGATCCAGGAATATTTCGCGCCTTCATCCAGCTCCTGAATATTTGTGCGATTACCCTTAGTGTTAGAGCCTAGCTTGAAATTGGGTTCGGTAATGCCGTCCCAAGGATGTAACCCTGCCGACTCGTTGGGATATTTGTACCAGGAGTGCGGTATGAACTCCTTGATTTGCTCAGGATCAGTCAAATCCACTTCGTGAACTTTGTTCAAGTCGCCATTAATAATCGCGCCGCGTGGCATCAATAAGTTGCTGGCAGAGTAATCGTTGGCCTTGTCGGGAATGTCACCATAAGACAGTAGACTTAGGCCGGAAATGCCACCGCCATACATCCAACTTTTGTAGAAACTGGCAATCGCCAGTAAATCCGGGATGTAGACTTGATCGATGAAATCGATGGTGCGATCTATCAGTGACGACACCAGATTCAAACGCTCCATATTGATCGCAGCATTAGCACCAACCCCATCTATATTGATAGCGCATGGTACTCCACCCACCAACCAGTTTGGATGCGGGTCTTTACCTCCAAATATGGTGCGGATTTTCATAATGTCTTTTTGAAAATCTAAAGCTTCAAGATAATGGGTAACCGCCATCAAATCAGCTTCCGGCGGCAATAAATAAGCCGGATTGCTCCAGTAGCCATTCTTGAACGGTCCAAGTTGTCCGGATTCGACAAATTTTTTCAATCGATTTTGGGTGTCACGGAAATAGCCGGGTGAGGACTTGGGATTGTGTGGCGAAATCGATTGTTGCAAGACCGAAGTTGCAACAGGATCGGCTTTCAAGGCATTAACTGGGTTCACCCAATCTAGCGCATGCAGATGATAGAAATGTACCAAGTGATCCTGTGCCTGCAAGCTGAGCTGCATTAGGTTGCGTATTGAATTAGCATTTTCTGGAATTTTGATCTTCAGCGCGTTCTCGACAGCACGGACAGAGGTCAATGCGTGGGTACCCGTGCAGACACCACAGATGCGTTGCACGAATGCCCAAGCATCGCGCGGATCGCGGCCTTTCAATATCACTTCTAAGCCACGCCACATAGTACCGCTAGAAACCGCATTGCGGATAATGTTGTCTTGGTCGATATTGACTTCGCAACGCATATGGCCTTCGATACGAGTAACAGGATCGACCACCACACGGCGGCCAGTATCGTTTAAGTTAAAACCGTTGGGTGTATTTCTAACTGTCATTATTGTTCTGCTCCAGGTTGTTTATCACCGGATTGTTTGGCGCGATTCAGAGCGGTTAACCCGGCATGTGCGGCGATGCCGATACCCACTAAAGACGCAGCGGTACCACCAATCACATCGGCATTAGCTTCGATGCCGAACTGATTGATGTCGGTTAGACGGTCGTAGAAACTACCTTTATCCCAGAAACCGTCCTCGGAACATCCGATGCAGCCGTGACCGGATTGAATCGGAAATGAAGTACCTTCGTTCCACCGCACCGTCGAACAAGCGTTGTAAGTTGTAGGCCCTTTGCAGCCCATTTTGTATAAGCAATGGCCTTGGCGAGCAGCTTCGTCATCCCAATGTTCGACAAATTGACCTGCATCGAAATGCGGTCTTCTGTAGCATTTGTCGTGGATGCGCTGGCTGTAGAACATCTGCGGCCGACCTTGTTTGTCCAGCGTCGGCAGTTTGTCGAAAGTTAGTAGATAAGCCACCACCGCAGTCATTACCTCGGCAATTGGTGGACAACCGGGTACTTTAATGATGGGTTTTTTTGCCAATCCGGGGACTTTATGAACCGGTGTAGCACGAGTCGGATTGGGCTTTGCCGCCTGTACGCAACCCCAGGAAGCACACGAACCCCATGAGATAATGGCTTTGCAGCTTTCTGCAGCGTATTTTAGTTGTTCCACGAAGGGCTTACCGCCGATGATGCAGAACATGCCGTCTTCGGCCAGCGGTGGATTGCCTTCCACAGCCAGTATGTAATTGCCTTTGTATTTTTCGACGATCTCAGTAACGATAGCTTCTGCGTTATGCCCCGCTGCGGCCATGATGGTGTCGTCATAATCCAGAGACAGCATCGACAAGATCACATCTTTGGCCAGCGGATGGCCCGAGCGGATAAAGGATTCCGAACAGCAAGTGCATTCCAAACCATGCAACCATAACACTGGAATACGGGGTTTGGTCTCCATTGCGTGGGCGATTTTCGGTGCGAAAGCGGGTGAAAGTCCCAAGGATGCAGCAGTCAAGCTACAAAACTTCAGAAAACTGCGGCGAGTGATGCCTTGCCTGCGCATCACTTCGTAAAAGGTTTCGGTCATGGAAACTCCTGGTTTGTTGTATGGCTATTTGAAGAAAAACAGCTTGGCCCTATCTCTAGGGCATGATTAGTCTTCAAGACCACGCTACCGAAACAATCTTAGCTAATGTTTTTCTCAGTTGAACTGCACTTGGCGGTACAACTATTTAGTCAGATAGGTAAGCAGTCGTTGGAAGCGCTTAATTTCTATTTATTATTTATATTGCAGTAAACGGCACTTTTTCCACCAAACCTGCTCTAAAATTGGTAACAAAATCTATGCCTAAATAACAATCCCCCCAAAAACCTTTCTAATATCAATAAATTTAAGAAATGAAGATTTTTTTAAATTAATAGGCTGCTGTTGGTTTTTAAACAAAATCACATTAAAATTGTGGTTTTGTTTGAATATCGACATTTCATTGCGAGATAGTCAATTTCGATATGGGCAATTAGTCAGCGATTCTTGAGATAGGAGATAACAGGGTACTTAGTGAGGCAAAAGCAAGCTGAAATGGATTATTTACCCAGTAACTGACAGGAGTTGCCAGCATCGACCAGTAAGATTGATTATCGAATACGTCTCATCAATACCAAAAAAATTTAGTTCTAAAGGTTGGTTAGGAATCGATGGTAGATGGTCAGAATTTCTCGGATGTTGATACATACAGATTTGAGTGATGGCTAGGCAAGCTGGGGATTGCACTCAAGCAGAGATTTATCGATTTAATGCTCCCCTCGGCAAATCTTGACTCTACCGATCAACTTGAAGTCGATGTTATAACTTTTCGCAACAACTTAAACATATTGCCCTGCACACCACCCAGAAGACCAAGCCCACTGAAAATTATAGCCACCCAGCCAGCCAGTTACATCCAGCACTTCACCAATAAAATACAAGCCTGGCACTGTCAGGCTTTCCATGGTTTTAGACGATATGGCGCTACAATCAACACCGCCTACCGTTACTTCTGCGGTGCGGTAACCTTCGCTGCCATTTGGTTTTACTTGCCAGTTTTGCAAACTGTTAGTCACCTGTTGCAAATGTTTATCGGCACAATTTGCCATTGGTAAATCTAGCAACTCTTCGGAAAGTAGGGTTTGCAGCAGACGTTTGGGTAATAAGTCGCACAATACGGTTTGCAATTTTAATTTACTGCCCTGAGCGCGGCTTTGTTTTAATTCAGACAGTAAATCAATTGCGGGTAATAAGTTAATACTTAAACTGCTACCCGGTTGCCAGTAAGAGGATATTTGCAAAATGGCAGGTCCACTTAAACCTCTGTGGGTAAACAGCAAGTTTTCTTTAAAGCTTAGCTGTTGAAAGCTCACTTGGCTTGCAACAGCAATACCGCTTAAGGGGGCTAGTTGCTCTTTGTCGGAATCTTGCAGGGTTAGGGGTACTAAGCCTGCTCGTGTGGCTTTAACGGGAAGGTCAAATTGCGTGGCAATTTTGTAACCGAGTGGACTGCCACCCATTTTGGGAATGGATAAGCCACCACTGGCCACGACTAGAGATTGACAGTGAAACTGGCCTTTGCTGGTCTGTAAGGCAAAGCCGCCGCTAGTGCGCTCCAGTGCCTGTAATGTACATTCCAGCAGTATTGTTACACCATAATGCTTACATTCGTCCAATAGCATATTCAGTATATCTTTGGCGCTATCATCGCAAAACAATTGTCCGTGCAGTCGTTCGTGAAACGGTATGCGGTATTTTTCTACCATTGCCAAAAAATCCCATTGTGTAAAGCGGCTTAAGGCGGATATACAAAAATGCGGATTTGCAGATATAAAATTCCCTGCTTCAATCGTGTAATTAGTAAAGTTACAGCGTCCACCACCCGACATTAAGATTTTTTTACCGGCTTTGTTGGCATGGTCAATCACCAGCGTTTTGCGCCCACGCTTGGCGGATTCTATGGCGCACATTAAACCTGAAGCGCCTGCGCCAATAATAATTACTTCTGGATTTTGCATGAATAGTTCTTTGGTTTTAATTTATCAGTAGGGTGGGGTAAGTATTTAGTGACCCCAAAAAATAAAATCAAATTTGGTGTGCCTGATAAATTTCGTAGTCGACACTCTCAATTCCGCTGCGCTGCATCGAGGCTACATTGAACGGTAATTGAAATTTTACCTTAAACAAATCAGCAAGTTTAATATAACTCTTGAAAAACATTACAAAACGCAGTAAAAATCCATGTTTACACACCCTATTGCGTAGACCGTATCTTATTAAGCGGGCTACCCTGGCTTTATTATCTAAACCTTTTCTTCAGGCTACTATGGATACAAATTTCTGTTACTCATTCAACACTGGCGATGGTAAAAACAAAGTTCTACTAGGTGGTAAAGGTGCCAATCTATGTGAAATGACCCAGTTAGGATTGAATGTTCCTCCAGGATTTGTGATTACTACCAATACCTGTATTCAGTATTTGGAAAATAAACGCTTGCCAGATGGCTTAATGAACGAAGTGCGCAGCCAAATTGCCGATATAGAAGAACTGACAGGTAAAACTTTTGGCGGGAGTACTGATCCATTGTTGGTTTCGGTACGTTCTGGTTCGGCGATTTCTATGCCAGGTATGATGGATACCATACTCAATTTGGGTTTGAACAAGCAGACCTTGCTTGCATTGATTGAAGTCACAGACGATACCCGCTTTGCCTACGATGCGTATCGGCGTTTTATCCAGTTGTTTGGCAAAGTGGCGCTAGGTATTGAAGACGAAAAATTTGACGCGCATTTTCAGGCGGTTAAACGTAATGCCGGTATTAAGGCCGATGTAGCCTTGACCAGCGATCAATTGCAGGAAATCAGCGAGCTTTTTCTAAACGTTGTTTACGAAGAAACCGGTCGCCCCTTTCCTGAAGATGTCTACGAGCAATTGGAAATTGCTATACAGGCGGTATTTAACTCTTGGTTAGGTCGGCGCGCAATCGATTATCGTCAACAATTTCATATCACACCGGATATGGCTAATGGTACTGCCGTTAATATTGTGACGATGGTATTTGGCAATATGGGCGATGACTGCGCCACTGGTGTGGGTTTTACCCGTAATCCCGGTACAGGTGAAAACGAAATGTACGGCGAATATTTGGTTAACGCTCAAGGTGAAGATGTGGTCGCGGGTATTCGTACCCCAAAACCGGTACAGGCTATGGCTCAGGAAATGCCTGAACAGTATCAACAATTAAAAGAGCTGCGAAATAAACTGGAAGCACATTATCAGGAAGTACAGGATTATGAATACACTATAGAAAGGGGTGTGCTGTATTGTTTACAAACCAGAAATGGCAAAATGAATGCCGCTGCTATGGTGAAGTCTTCTATTGATATGGTGGCCGAAGGGCTGATCAACAAGGCTCAAGCATTACTGCGTATCCATCCTGAATCACTTGAACAGTTACTGCATCCTCAATTGGCCCCCCAACATAATCAGGCGGCCATTGCTCAAGGCTTGCCTGCGTCACCGGGGGCTGCTTGCGGCAAATGTGTATTCGACGCCGATACTGCTGTACGTTTAGCTAAAACCGGTGAGGAAATTATTCTGTTACGAGAAGAAACTAAGCCCGAAGATATTCATGGATTTTTTGCTGCGCAAGGCATTTTGACCAGTCGCGGCGGTAAAACCTCGCATGCGGCGGTGGTGGCGCGTGGTATGGGGAAAGCTTGTGTGGCAGGTGCTGAAGATATTAAAGTTGATGTGCGTGCGCGTTTGGCAATCGTGGGCGATATTCACATAAAAGAAGGCGATTTGATTACCATTGATGGCAGTACCGGGCATATTTATATGGGACGCATCCCGACCATTGCGCCAGTTTTTTCTGAATCGCTGAAAACCTTATTGTCATGGGCCGATAATGTGGCTCGTATACAGGTACATGCCAATGTCGACACCCCGGAAGCAGCACGTTTGGCAGTCAGTTACGGTGCAAAAGGCATAGGCTTATGTCGTACCGAACGTATGTTCAACGCCTCTGATCGTTTGCCGCTGGTTGTCGATATGATTCTGGCGCATAATACTGAAGAGCGTGAAGCGGCGTTGGCTAAATTGTTTCCCATCCAACGCGATGATTTTCAGCAGCTGTTCGAAGCCATGACCCCTCATCCAGTTACGGTAAGGCTGTTAGATCCGCCCATGCATGAATTTTTGCCTAACGAGCATCAATTGGTAGAAGAAATTGATGCGCTCAAACATTATCTTACCATTGTTAAAGGGCAGCGAGTGGTAATGGAAACACTGGCTAACCCCAGTGAATTGCCTCCGCCTTTCAGTCAACTCAATGAAGAAGTCATTTTGAGTGCCATTGCCAAAAAAGAAATGATGTTGGCCAAGGTTTTTGAGTTGTACGAAGTAAACCCCATGCTGGGACATCGCGGTGTACGTTTGGGGATGAGTTATCCGGAAATCTACAAAATGCAAATTCGTTCTATTCTGGAAGCGGCTGCGCGTTGTGTAAAACAGCGAATTTTGATTGAGCCGGAAATTATGGTGCCACAAGTCATTACCGCACAAGAGTTGAAAAAAGTGAAACAATGGGTAGACGAAATTCAACTTGAGGTAGAAGATCAATATAGACTGAAACTTAAATTCAAATTTGGCACCATGATAGAAACCGTAAGAGCCTGTACCCGTGCCGATCATCTGGCAGAAATTGCGCATTTCTTTTCTTTTGGTACCAACGATCTTACTCAGGCTACTTTTTCTTTCTCTCGAGAAGATGCAGAAAATAAATTTTTACCCTTATACGAAGATTCTGGCTTGCTACAAGACAATCCGTTTGAAACACTGGATATACTCGGTGTGGGTAAGTTAATGAAAATGGCTGTAGATTTTGGTCGAGCGCAACGTCCGGATATACGTATAGGCATCTGTGGTGAACACGGTGGGCATCCACGCTCTATCCGCTTTTGTCAT contains:
- the ppdK gene encoding pyruvate, phosphate dikinase, with the protein product MDTNFCYSFNTGDGKNKVLLGGKGANLCEMTQLGLNVPPGFVITTNTCIQYLENKRLPDGLMNEVRSQIADIEELTGKTFGGSTDPLLVSVRSGSAISMPGMMDTILNLGLNKQTLLALIEVTDDTRFAYDAYRRFIQLFGKVALGIEDEKFDAHFQAVKRNAGIKADVALTSDQLQEISELFLNVVYEETGRPFPEDVYEQLEIAIQAVFNSWLGRRAIDYRQQFHITPDMANGTAVNIVTMVFGNMGDDCATGVGFTRNPGTGENEMYGEYLVNAQGEDVVAGIRTPKPVQAMAQEMPEQYQQLKELRNKLEAHYQEVQDYEYTIERGVLYCLQTRNGKMNAAAMVKSSIDMVAEGLINKAQALLRIHPESLEQLLHPQLAPQHNQAAIAQGLPASPGAACGKCVFDADTAVRLAKTGEEIILLREETKPEDIHGFFAAQGILTSRGGKTSHAAVVARGMGKACVAGAEDIKVDVRARLAIVGDIHIKEGDLITIDGSTGHIYMGRIPTIAPVFSESLKTLLSWADNVARIQVHANVDTPEAARLAVSYGAKGIGLCRTERMFNASDRLPLVVDMILAHNTEEREAALAKLFPIQRDDFQQLFEAMTPHPVTVRLLDPPMHEFLPNEHQLVEEIDALKHYLTIVKGQRVVMETLANPSELPPPFSQLNEEVILSAIAKKEMMLAKVFELYEVNPMLGHRGVRLGMSYPEIYKMQIRSILEAAARCVKQRILIEPEIMVPQVITAQELKKVKQWVDEIQLEVEDQYRLKLKFKFGTMIETVRACTRADHLAEIAHFFSFGTNDLTQATFSFSREDAENKFLPLYEDSGLLQDNPFETLDILGVGKLMKMAVDFGRAQRPDIRIGICGEHGGHPRSIRFCHDIGLNYVSCSAPRIPVARLAAAHAKLLEN
- a CDS encoding hydrogenase small subunit, with protein sequence MTETFYEVMRRQGITRRSFLKFCSLTAASLGLSPAFAPKIAHAMETKPRIPVLWLHGLECTCCSESFIRSGHPLAKDVILSMLSLDYDDTIMAAAGHNAEAIVTEIVEKYKGNYILAVEGNPPLAEDGMFCIIGGKPFVEQLKYAAESCKAIISWGSCASWGCVQAAKPNPTRATPVHKVPGLAKKPIIKVPGCPPIAEVMTAVVAYLLTFDKLPTLDKQGRPQMFYSQRIHDKCYRRPHFDAGQFVEHWDDEAARQGHCLYKMGCKGPTTYNACSTVRWNEGTSFPIQSGHGCIGCSEDGFWDKGSFYDRLTDINQFGIEANADVIGGTAASLVGIGIAAHAGLTALNRAKQSGDKQPGAEQ
- the cybH gene encoding Ni/Fe-hydrogenase, b-type cytochrome subunit translates to MSESTPSPVYVYEIPVRVWHSLNALLIVALITTGYLIAEPLASVTGEASEHFLMGYIRFGHFAAGYLIAIALVFRAYWAYAGNEHARQIFLPPLLNAHFWQGVWHEILWYTFLVKEPRRYIGHNPLAILSMHFVFVWGLLFMIITGFALYGEGAGANSWAHVLFSSWVLPLFGDSQSLHSWHHLVMWIIVCFVLIHIYVAVREDKLSGQSLLSTIVTGWRTFKSDKPVDDAH
- a CDS encoding NAD(P)/FAD-dependent oxidoreductase translates to MQNPEVIIIGAGASGLMCAIESAKRGRKTLVIDHANKAGKKILMSGGGRCNFTNYTIEAGNFISANPHFCISALSRFTQWDFLAMVEKYRIPFHERLHGQLFCDDSAKDILNMLLDECKHYGVTILLECTLQALERTSGGFALQTSKGQFHCQSLVVASGGLSIPKMGGSPLGYKIATQFDLPVKATRAGLVPLTLQDSDKEQLAPLSGIAVASQVSFQQLSFKENLLFTHRGLSGPAILQISSYWQPGSSLSINLLPAIDLLSELKQSRAQGSKLKLQTVLCDLLPKRLLQTLLSEELLDLPMANCADKHLQQVTNSLQNWQVKPNGSEGYRTAEVTVGGVDCSAISSKTMESLTVPGLYFIGEVLDVTGWLGGYNFQWAWSSGWCAGQYV
- a CDS encoding nickel-dependent hydrogenase large subunit, translated to MTVRNTPNGFNLNDTGRRVVVDPVTRIEGHMRCEVNIDQDNIIRNAVSSGTMWRGLEVILKGRDPRDAWAFVQRICGVCTGTHALTSVRAVENALKIKIPENANSIRNLMQLSLQAQDHLVHFYHLHALDWVNPVNALKADPVATSVLQQSISPHNPKSSPGYFRDTQNRLKKFVESGQLGPFKNGYWSNPAYLLPPEADLMAVTHYLEALDFQKDIMKIRTIFGGKDPHPNWLVGGVPCAINIDGVGANAAINMERLNLVSSLIDRTIDFIDQVYIPDLLAIASFYKSWMYGGGISGLSLLSYGDIPDKANDYSASNLLMPRGAIINGDLNKVHEVDLTDPEQIKEFIPHSWYKYPNESAGLHPWDGITEPNFKLGSNTKGNRTNIQELDEGAKYSWIKAPRWKGHAMEVGPLARYVIGYAQGNKEITEQINFVLKTLDVPVTALFSTLGRTAARGLEAQWAAGKMRYFMDKLITNVKAGDLSTANVERWDPETWPSSVKGVGFTEAPRGALGHWLKIENTKIANYQCVVPTTWNGSPRDEQGNIGAFEAALMNTKVERPEEPVEILRTLHSFDPCLACSTHVMSIDGKELTQVKVR